CGTGATCGGCGCGGCGACCCGCTCCGACCTCTACGCCAACCCGGACTGGGTCTGGGCCAACATGCTCAGCATCCTCAAGCTCGCCTCGGTGGTCGGCGTGGTCACCGTCGGGATGACCTTCGTGATCATCGGTGGCGGTATCGACCTCTCGGTCGGCGCGATCGTCGCGCTGGCCGGGGTCTGGTGCACCACGGTGGCGACCCAGAGCTACGGCGCCGGCGGCATGATCTTCACCGCGATCGTCGTCGGGACGGCGGTCGGCCTGGTAAACGGGACGCTCATCGCGTACGGGCGGCTGGTGCCGTTCATCGCCACGCTGGCCATGCTGGTGGCCGCGCGCGGGCTGGCCGCCGAGATCTCCGACAAGCAGACCCAGATCTCGCAGAACAGCGCCATCAACGGCATCGCCAGCACCGACCTGCTCGGCATCCCGCTGCTGGTCTACATCCTGGCCGCCGTGGTCGCCGCCGGGTGGGTGCTGCTCAACCGCACCACCTTCGGCCGGCGTACGGTCGCGGTCGGCGGCAACCCGGAGGCCGCCCGGTTGGCCGGCATCAACGTCAGACGGCAGACGCTGCTGCTGTACGCGCTCTCCGGCCTCTGCTGCGGCATCGCCGCCATCATGCTCACCGCCCAGGCCACCTCGGCCCAGGCGGCGATGGCCAACCTCTACGAGCTGGACGCGATCGCCGCCGTGATCATCGGTGGCACGCTGCTCAGCGGCGGGCGGGGCACCATCATCGGCTCCCTGCTCGGTGTGATCATCTTCGCCACCATCACCAACCTCTTCGCGATCAACGGTCTCTCCACCGAGGTCCAGAACATGGTCAAGGGCGGCATCATCGTCGCCGCCGTCCTGATCCAGCAGGTGCAGTTCCGCAGCATCACCCAGTTCCTCCGCCGTAACCGGCTGACCACCGGCTGACCCCTCGTCCGCACCACCCGGACCATCCCGCACGACCCGGAACCATCCCGCACCACCCGGAACCATCCCGGGCCACCCGAGCACGCGACGGTGGCCGGACCCCGCACACCCACATCCCTCTCCACCACCGATAACCAGGAGGTCGTCATGACCCAGCACAGTCGCGACATGTCGCGGCGCCGGCTGCTCTTCGGCGGGGCGGCCGTCGGGGCCGGCGTACTGCTCGCCGGCTGCACCAGCAACGAGCAGGATCAGCCGACCGAGGCGCAGACCAAGGCGGCGGACGGCGGCGCCAACGCCGAACCCGGCCAGCAGGTGACGATCGGCTTCTCCGCACCGGCCGCCGACCACGGCTGGATCGCCGCCATCACCAACAACGCCAGGGCGCAGGCCGCCGCGTACTCCGACGTGGAGTTCAAGACGGTCGAGGCCGGCGCGGACGCGGCGGCCCAGCGGGCGGCGCTGTCCACCCTGATCTCCCAGCGGCCCGACGTGATCGTGCTGCTGCCGCACGACGGCAAGGAGCTGAACTCGTTCGGCCTGGAGGCGATGCAGGCCGGCATCCCGGTGGTCAACCTGGACCGGGCCTTCCCGGACGCGAAGGCGTACCGGTTGCAGATCAAGGGCGACAACTACGGCATGGGCGTCTCCGCCGCCACCTACATCGTGGAGCAGCTCAAGGCCAAGGGCGTCAGCAACCCGGTGATCGCGGAGATCGCCGGGATGGACGAGCTGGAGCTGACCCAGGAGCGCTCGAAGGGCTTCACCGACACGCTGGCCCAGAGCGGGCTGCGGGTGGCCAACCGCCGGGCGGCCCGGTTCACCGTCGACTCCGGGCAGCAGGAGGCGAGCCAGCTGCTCCAGGCGCTGCCGAGGATCGACGCGCTCTGGAACCACGACGACGACCAGGGTGTCGGCGTGCTGGCCGCGATCAACCAGGCCAGCCGCAACGAGTTCTTCATGGTCGGCGGCGCCGGCTCGAAGAAGGCGATGGAGGACATCCAGGCGGACAACACCGTGCTCAAGGCCACGGTGACCTACAGCCCGTCGATGGCGTCCTCGGCGATCTCGCTGGCCCGTCTCATCGGCCAGGGCCGGGGCATGTCCGACCTGGTGGAACTCCAGGTGCCCAAGGAGATCATCCTTGCCTCCGAAACGATCACCAAGGAGAACGCGGGCGACTACCTCAAGCTCGGGTTCTGACACCACGGGGGGAGACCCACCTTGTCCACGACAGACAACGAACTGCGGGTCGGCATGGTCGGCTACGCGTTCATGGGTGCCGCGCACTCGCAGGCGTGGCGCACCGTGAACCGCGTGTACGACCTGCCGGCGCGGGCCCGGATGGCGCTCATCTGCGGCCGGGATCCCGGGAAGGTGGCCGAGGCCGCCGACCGGCTCGGCTGGGAGGAGCACACCACGGACTGGCGGGAGCTGGTCACCCGGCCGGACATCGACGTGGTCGACATCTGCACGCCGGGGGACAGCCACGCCGAGATCGCCCTCGCCGCGCTGGCCGCCGGCAAGCACGTGCTGTGCGAGAAGCCGCTGGCCAACACCGTCGCCGAGGCTCGGGAGATGGCCGCTGCGGCGGCCACCGCCCGGGCCGGCGGGGCGCGGTCGATGTGCGGCTTCAACTATCGCCGGGTGCCCGCGGTGGCGCTGATGCGCCAGTTGATCGCCGACGGGCGGCTCGGCGAGATCCGGCACGTCCGGGCCAGCTACCTGCAGGACTGGATCGTGGACCCGCAGTTTCCCCTGGTCTGGCGGTTGCGCAAGGATCTGGCGGGCTCCGGCGCGCTGGGCGACATCGGTGCGCACATCATCGACCTGACCCAGCACGTCACCGGTCAGCGGATCGCCGGCGTCAGCGCGGTGACCGAGACCTTCGTCAAGGAGCGGCCGCTGCCGGCCGGATCGAGCGGGCTGGCCGCCCGGTCCGACGGCGCCGCCGTCACCGGCGCGGTCACCGTCGACGACGCGGCGATCTTCGTCGCCCGGCTCGACGGCGGGGCACTGGCCACGTACGAGGCGACCCGCTTCGCCACCGGCCGCAAGAACGCGCTCCGCGTGGAGATCAACGGGTCGCTGGGCAGCGTCGCCTTCGACCTGGAACGCCTCAACGAACTGGAGTTCCACGATGCGACGCGGCCCGCCGCCGAGCAGGGCTTCAGCCGGATCCTGGTGACCGAGGGCGAGCACCCGTACCTGTCGGCCTGGTGGCCGCCGGGACACATCATCGGGTACGAGCACTCCTTCACCCACCAGATGCGCGACTTCGTCGAGGCGGTGGCGACCGGCGTCGACCCGACGCCCTCCTTCGCCGACGGGTTGCAGGTGCAGCTGGTGCTGGACGCGGTGGTCCGGTCGGCCGAACTGGGGTCCTCGTGGACCGAGGTGGCGCCGACGCTGGCAACGGTCGCCGCCTGAGTCACCTGAGCCACCTCCGGTACCGACCGGCGAGGGCCGGCCGCGGTTGCGCCCCGTGGCCGGTACGGGTCGGGGTCGGAGGTTGTGTCCACGGGCGGCCGGCCCGGGGACACGAGCAGTGCGGTTCCTCCGGTGCGGCTGGACCGGGATTCCCCGGCCACGCCGGAGGACCGTCTCGCAACGGGGGAGGCAGGGGCGACACGCCGACCGTCCCTGCCTGCCAGCCCCGTCCGTCCGCAACCGCACCGGTACGCCGGTCCGTCGCTGTCGCCGACGCCGCCGACCTCGGCGCCGGCCGGCGAGCCCGGGACGATGCGGCGGGCGGGGCTCCACCACTAGACAAGAACCGTTCGGGATGATCCCTTTATATCGATGCACTTCAGTGCATGTCGGTTCCCCGACCGGGAAGGAGCGCCATGCGTACGGGTGTCTGGCTGGTGGGGGCGCGTGGCTCGGTCGCGACCACCAGCGTCGTCGGTGCGCTCGCCCTGCGGGCCGGACTGACCGGGCCGACCGGGTGCGTCACCGAGCTGCCCGGTGTCGCTGGTCCGGCCCTGCCGTCCTTCGCCGACCTGGTCTTCGGCGGGCATGACGTGGTCGCCACCCCGCTCGCCAAGCGCGCCGAGGCGCTCGCCACGGCCGGGGTGCTGCCGGCCCGCCTGGTCGCCGCGCTGCCGGAGGAACTGGCCGCCGTCGAGCGGGAGGTGCGCCCCGCCCCCACCGCCGGCACCCAGGCCGACCGGGTCGCCGCGCTGGTCCGCGACCTCACCGCCTTCCGGCGGCGGCACGGGCTGGCCCGGGTGGTGGTGGTCAACGTCGCGGCCACCGAACCGGCCCCCGATCCACATCCGGCGCACGCCGACCCGGCCGCGCTGGCGGCCGCCCTCACCGGCCCCGACGAGGTGCTGCCCGCCAGCTCGCTGTACGGCTACGCGGCCGTGACGGCGGGCTGCCCGTACGTCGACTTCACCCCGTCGACCGGGCTGCGTCTGCCGGCGCTGACCGCGCTGGCCGACCGGCACGGCGTGCCGTACGCGGGGCACGACGGCAAGACCGGGGAGACCCTGCTCAAGTCGGTGCTCGCCCCGATGTTCGCGATGCGCCACCTCGCCGTCCGGTCCTGGTCCGGGCTCAACCTGCTCGGCGGGGGCGACGGCGCCACGCTGGCCGACCCGGGCGCCAACGCCGCCAAGGTGCGCAGCAAGCAGCGGGTGCTCGGCGAGACGCTCGGTTACCTGCCGCAGGGCGACACCCGGATCGAGTACGTCGAGGAGCTGGGCGACTTCAAGACCGCGTGGGATCTGATCACCTTCGCCGGGTTCCTCGGCACCGGCATGCGGTTGGAGTTCACGTGGCACGGTTGCGACTCCGCGCTGGCCGCCCCGCTCGTGCTCGACCTGGCCCGGCTCACCGCCGCCGCGCACGCCGCCGGCCACACCGGGCCGCTGACCGACCTCGCCTTCTTCTTCAAGGATCCGCTCGGCACCGCGACGCACTCCCTGGCCGAGCAGTGGGCCCTGCTGTGCGCGTTCGCCCGTCGGTTGCACACGGGAGGTGCCGATGCCCCGCCTGGCTGACCTGGCCGAACTGGTCCGGGCCCCGGCAGCGCTCTCGGTGCCGGGAGATGTGGTCGCCGGTGCCGCCGCGGCGGGCGCGATCGGCCCGCGTACGCCGGTGCTGGCCGCCGCGTCGGTGCTGCTGTACTGGGCCGGCATGGCCGCCAACGACTGGGCCGACCGCCGGCTGGACGCCGTGGAACGCCCGGAGCGGCCCATCCCCAGCGGCCGGGTCAGCCCCGGGCTCGCGGTCGGCCTCGCCGCCGGGCTCACCGTCGCCGGTGTCGGGCTCGCCACCGTCGCCGGGGGCCGGCGGGCCGCCGCCGTCGCGCTGCCGCTCGCCGCCGCCGTCTGGGGATACGACCTCGCGGCCAAGAACACCGCCGCCGGTCCCGCCGTGATGGCCACCTGCCGTGGGCTGGACGTGCTGCTCGGTGCCGCCGGTGGGCGGCCGGCGCGAGCGCTGCCGGCGGCGGTCACCGTCGCCGCGCACACCTGGACCGTCACCGCCCTGTCCCGCCGGGAGGTCAGCGGCGCCGACCGCGCGTTGCCGCTGCGTACCCTCGCCGGCACCGCCCTGGTCGCGGCGAGCGCCGCGATCCCCTCCGCCGCGACCCCGGCCGCGACCCGCCGGCGGGCCGTCGCCGCGTCCGCGGTGACCCTGCCCGCCGTCCTCGCCGGCTGGTACGCCGCCCGCTACGGCGGCGCGCAGGCGCGGGTGGTCGCCCGGCCCACCGCCGGGCGGGTCCGTGCGGCGGTCGGCGCCGGCATCACCGGCCTGCCCGCGTTGCAGGGCGCGCTGACCGCCCGCGCCGGCGCCGGCCTGCTCGGGGTGGCGGTGGCGGCGGCCGCGCCGCTGGGTCGGCGCCTCGCCCGGAAGGTCTCACCGACATGACCGCCGCCGACCGTCCCGCCCGCCGCCCCGCCGGGACGGACGGGCTGCGGTTCGGGTACGGCACCAACGGTTTCGCCAACCACCGCCTCGACGACGCGCTCGCGGTCCTCGCCGACCTCGGTTACGCCGGTGTCGCGCTCACCCTGGACCACGACCACCTCGACCCGTTCGCGCCGGAGCTGGCCCGGCGGGTCGACGCGGTCGCCCGCCGGCTGGCCGCGCTCGGCCTCGCCGTGGTCGTCGAGACCGGAGCCCGTTACCTGCTCGATCCCTGGCACAAGCACGCACCGACGCTGCTGCACGACGACCCCGCACGCCGGATCGAGTTCCTGCGCCGGGCGGTGGCGATCGGTGCCGACCTCGGCGCGGAGGCGGTGTCGTTCTGGGCCGGCGTCCGGCCCGACACCGTCGCGCCGGAGATGGCCTGGGACCGCCTGGTGGCCGGCTGCGCCACGGTGTTGGAGGCGGCCGGGACCGCCGGGGTGACCCTGGGGTTCGAACCCGAGCCGGGAATGCTGGTCGAGGACATCGCCGGCTGGCGCCGGCTGTACGCGGCCCTGGGCTCCCCGGCACACCTGGGCATCACCCTCGACATCGGACACTGCCGCTGCCTGGAGCCGCTGCCGGTGCCCGACTGTGTCCGTGAGGTCGCCCCGCACCTGGTCAACGTGCAGATCGACGACATGCGGCGGGGAGTGCACGAGCACCTGGAGTTCGGCCTGGGGGAGATCGACTTCCCGCCGGTGCTGGCCGCGCTGCGCGAGGTCGGCTACCGGGGCCTGGTGGCGGTGGAGCTGCCGCGCCACTCGCACACCGCGCCCACGCTGGCCGCCCGCTCGCTGGCTTTCCTCCGCGCCGCCGCGCCGCCGATGGCCGTGCCGCCGCCGGATGCCCCGCCGATGGCCGTGCCACCGGCGGAGCAGACCCCGGCGTGCGCGCTTTGCTCTGCTTCAACGGACGCACCGACCCGGCGTCCGCTATCCGGACAAGGACCGTTGCGTGGGGTGAAGCAGAGCAAAGGGAGCGCAGGGCAGTAACTGAACGGCAGCAGAGGAGGGGTGGAGACGGTGACGACACCGGACGACCTACGGGTGGCCCTGAGCGGCGTACCCGATCCGGAGTGGCTGGTGACGGCCCTGGACCGCGTCGCGGCCGAGCCGGCGACGATCGCGCGGTTCTTCCCGACGGCCGGCCGGCGCTGCGGCCGGGACGCGCTGCCCGAGCTGCCCGGCTGGACCGCCGACGAGGCGGCCCGCGCGCTGCTGCTGACCGCCCTGCCGAGCGACCACGCCACGCGGGCGGAGGCGCTCTACCGCACCGGGGACGCCGCCGAGAAGCGGGCT
This is a stretch of genomic DNA from Micromonospora sp. WMMD1082. It encodes these proteins:
- a CDS encoding ABC transporter permease, with protein sequence MSERQPTATRLPAQSPPVDPAETEAVGDRALTPTAAAGRLSWWHGDGGDGARRNLALIGVLLALFVIGAATRSDLYANPDWVWANMLSILKLASVVGVVTVGMTFVIIGGGIDLSVGAIVALAGVWCTTVATQSYGAGGMIFTAIVVGTAVGLVNGTLIAYGRLVPFIATLAMLVAARGLAAEISDKQTQISQNSAINGIASTDLLGIPLLVYILAAVVAAGWVLLNRTTFGRRTVAVGGNPEAARLAGINVRRQTLLLYALSGLCCGIAAIMLTAQATSAQAAMANLYELDAIAAVIIGGTLLSGGRGTIIGSLLGVIIFATITNLFAINGLSTEVQNMVKGGIIVAAVLIQQVQFRSITQFLRRNRLTTG
- a CDS encoding inositol-3-phosphate synthase; this translates as MRTGVWLVGARGSVATTSVVGALALRAGLTGPTGCVTELPGVAGPALPSFADLVFGGHDVVATPLAKRAEALATAGVLPARLVAALPEELAAVEREVRPAPTAGTQADRVAALVRDLTAFRRRHGLARVVVVNVAATEPAPDPHPAHADPAALAAALTGPDEVLPASSLYGYAAVTAGCPYVDFTPSTGLRLPALTALADRHGVPYAGHDGKTGETLLKSVLAPMFAMRHLAVRSWSGLNLLGGGDGATLADPGANAAKVRSKQRVLGETLGYLPQGDTRIEYVEELGDFKTAWDLITFAGFLGTGMRLEFTWHGCDSALAAPLVLDLARLTAAAHAAGHTGPLTDLAFFFKDPLGTATHSLAEQWALLCAFARRLHTGGADAPPG
- a CDS encoding substrate-binding domain-containing protein, giving the protein MTQHSRDMSRRRLLFGGAAVGAGVLLAGCTSNEQDQPTEAQTKAADGGANAEPGQQVTIGFSAPAADHGWIAAITNNARAQAAAYSDVEFKTVEAGADAAAQRAALSTLISQRPDVIVLLPHDGKELNSFGLEAMQAGIPVVNLDRAFPDAKAYRLQIKGDNYGMGVSAATYIVEQLKAKGVSNPVIAEIAGMDELELTQERSKGFTDTLAQSGLRVANRRAARFTVDSGQQEASQLLQALPRIDALWNHDDDQGVGVLAAINQASRNEFFMVGGAGSKKAMEDIQADNTVLKATVTYSPSMASSAISLARLIGQGRGMSDLVELQVPKEIILASETITKENAGDYLKLGF
- a CDS encoding sugar phosphate isomerase/epimerase family protein is translated as MTAADRPARRPAGTDGLRFGYGTNGFANHRLDDALAVLADLGYAGVALTLDHDHLDPFAPELARRVDAVARRLAALGLAVVVETGARYLLDPWHKHAPTLLHDDPARRIEFLRRAVAIGADLGAEAVSFWAGVRPDTVAPEMAWDRLVAGCATVLEAAGTAGVTLGFEPEPGMLVEDIAGWRRLYAALGSPAHLGITLDIGHCRCLEPLPVPDCVREVAPHLVNVQIDDMRRGVHEHLEFGLGEIDFPPVLAALREVGYRGLVAVELPRHSHTAPTLAARSLAFLRAAAPPMAVPPPDAPPMAVPPAEQTPACALCSASTDAPTRRPLSGQGPLRGVKQSKGSAGQ
- a CDS encoding Gfo/Idh/MocA family oxidoreductase, producing MSTTDNELRVGMVGYAFMGAAHSQAWRTVNRVYDLPARARMALICGRDPGKVAEAADRLGWEEHTTDWRELVTRPDIDVVDICTPGDSHAEIALAALAAGKHVLCEKPLANTVAEAREMAAAAATARAGGARSMCGFNYRRVPAVALMRQLIADGRLGEIRHVRASYLQDWIVDPQFPLVWRLRKDLAGSGALGDIGAHIIDLTQHVTGQRIAGVSAVTETFVKERPLPAGSSGLAARSDGAAVTGAVTVDDAAIFVARLDGGALATYEATRFATGRKNALRVEINGSLGSVAFDLERLNELEFHDATRPAAEQGFSRILVTEGEHPYLSAWWPPGHIIGYEHSFTHQMRDFVEAVATGVDPTPSFADGLQVQLVLDAVVRSAELGSSWTEVAPTLATVAA
- a CDS encoding SCO3242 family prenyltransferase; this encodes MPRLADLAELVRAPAALSVPGDVVAGAAAAGAIGPRTPVLAAASVLLYWAGMAANDWADRRLDAVERPERPIPSGRVSPGLAVGLAAGLTVAGVGLATVAGGRRAAAVALPLAAAVWGYDLAAKNTAAGPAVMATCRGLDVLLGAAGGRPARALPAAVTVAAHTWTVTALSRREVSGADRALPLRTLAGTALVAASAAIPSAATPAATRRRAVAASAVTLPAVLAGWYAARYGGAQARVVARPTAGRVRAAVGAGITGLPALQGALTARAGAGLLGVAVAAAAPLGRRLARKVSPT